Proteins encoded together in one Onychomys torridus chromosome 1, mOncTor1.1, whole genome shotgun sequence window:
- the LOC118597014 gene encoding polyadenylate-binding protein-interacting protein 2-like, translating into MKDPSRSSTSPSIINEDVIINGHSHEDDDPFAEYMWMENEEEFNRQIEEELWEEEFIEGCLQEMLEEEEEHEWFVPARDLPQTVDQIQDQFNDLVITDGSSLEDLVVKSNLNPNAKEFVPG; encoded by the coding sequence ATGAAAGATCCAAGTCGCAGCAGTACTAGCCCAAGCATCATCAATGAAGATGTGATTATTAACGGTCATTCTCATGAAGATGATGATCCATTTGCAGAGTACATGTGGATGGAAAACGAAGAGGAATTCAACAGACAAATAGAAGAGGAGTTGTGGGAAGAAGAATTTATTGAGGGTTGTTTACAAGAAatgctggaagaggaagaagaacatgAATGGTTTGTTCCAGCTCGAGATCTCCCACAAACTGTGGACCAAATCCAAGACCAGTTTAATGACCTTGTTATCACTGATGGCTCTTCTCTGGAAGATCTTGTGGTCAAGAGCAATCTGAATCCAAATGCAAAGGAGTTTGTTCCTGGGTGA